A genome region from Pseudodesulfovibrio alkaliphilus includes the following:
- a CDS encoding sigma-54 dependent transcriptional regulator has translation MRKYMIATPDTAAHDALEAILAPDGEGETFRDMAALRSALAARPVDVLFVDYGLLTEGSASHRDGISAVWQGHQDVEIVILVHQEEIRRAVDAVKEGASDYLTYPVNPAEVQMVLERLDKTLILTSELDYLRDQFWNEEALRVVRTNSPAMREAFAKVRQMAGTRTTVLLTGETGTGKSLIAKLIHSHSVRRDAPFVSVHCGAIPDTLIESELFGHEKGAFTGAAKRKIGKFGLAEGGTLFLDEVGTISPSMQVKLLSVLQDKTIQRVGSDRDIPVDVRIIAATNDSLRDMCEKGFFRKDLYYRLNVFPIEIPPLRERRSDIFSFAEVFIQHFNGQLGKNIKGLHPKTLDAFQRYSWPGNVRELENLIERACILEQGELITPSSIPQDLFGHCLQSAGSRTDISIPLGRARQNVVDAFERAYLTELLESTHGKIKNAAQWAGITPRQLHKLMARHGLHRRDFRSPTKKGN, from the coding sequence ATGCGCAAGTACATGATCGCCACACCGGACACCGCGGCCCATGACGCTCTGGAGGCGATCCTCGCACCCGACGGCGAGGGTGAGACCTTCCGGGACATGGCCGCCCTGCGCTCGGCCCTGGCCGCCCGTCCGGTCGATGTGCTCTTCGTGGACTACGGTCTGCTGACCGAGGGCAGCGCTTCGCACCGAGACGGCATCAGCGCGGTCTGGCAGGGCCACCAGGACGTGGAGATCGTCATCCTCGTCCATCAGGAGGAAATCCGCCGCGCCGTGGACGCGGTCAAGGAAGGCGCCTCGGACTACCTGACCTATCCGGTCAACCCGGCCGAGGTGCAGATGGTTCTCGAGCGGCTGGACAAGACCCTCATCCTGACCAGCGAGCTGGACTACCTCAGGGATCAGTTCTGGAACGAGGAGGCCCTGCGCGTGGTCAGGACCAACAGCCCGGCCATGCGCGAAGCCTTTGCCAAGGTCCGCCAGATGGCCGGGACCAGGACCACGGTGCTGCTCACAGGCGAGACAGGCACGGGCAAAAGCCTCATCGCCAAGCTCATCCACTCCCACAGCGTTCGGCGCGACGCCCCTTTTGTCAGCGTCCACTGCGGGGCCATCCCGGACACCCTCATCGAAAGCGAGCTTTTCGGCCACGAAAAGGGCGCCTTCACTGGCGCGGCCAAGCGCAAGATCGGAAAATTCGGTCTGGCCGAGGGCGGCACCCTGTTCCTCGACGAGGTGGGGACCATCTCGCCCTCCATGCAGGTCAAGCTCTTAAGCGTTCTTCAGGACAAAACCATCCAACGCGTGGGCAGCGACCGGGACATCCCGGTGGACGTGCGGATCATCGCAGCCACCAACGACTCCCTGCGCGACATGTGCGAAAAGGGGTTCTTTCGCAAGGACCTCTACTACCGGCTCAACGTCTTTCCCATCGAAATCCCGCCGCTTCGCGAGCGCAGGAGCGATATTTTCTCCTTTGCCGAGGTGTTCATCCAGCACTTCAACGGCCAGCTCGGAAAGAACATCAAGGGGCTGCACCCCAAGACACTGGACGCCTTCCAGCGCTACTCATGGCCCGGCAATGTGCGCGAGCTGGAAAACCTCATCGAGCGTGCCTGCATCCTGGAGCAAGGCGAACTGATCACCCCGTCGAGCATTCCGCAGGACCTCTTCGGCCACTGTCTCCAAAGCGCCGGGAGCCGCACCGACATCTCCATCCCCCTGGGCCGGGCGAGGCAGAATGTGGTGGACGCCTTTGAACGCGCCTATCTGACCGAGCTGCTTGAGTCCACCCACGGCAAAATCAAGAACGCCGCCCAATGGGCGGGCATCACCCCGCGCCAGCTCCATAAACTCATGGCCCGCCACGGGTTGCACCGCCGCGATTTCCGCTCCCCGACAAAAAAAGGGAACTGA